The DNA region TGGCTGAAGTCTCGACCCGTTCGCTGCACCTGCCGCTGACCGTGCAGATCGAGGCCGACAGCCTCAGCCGGATGCTGGCCGTCCGCCGCCCACTGGAGATCGAGGCCGTCCGCATCGCCACCCGCGTCGCGGACGAGGCCGCGCGCCGCAAGATCATGCTGCGGATGCTGGAGCTGATGGAGGTCTATGAGGCAGGCGAGGATTGGCGCCCCGCCGACCGTCTGTTCCACGCCGCAATTCACGATGCAACGGGCAATCCCCTGTTCGCCAAGGTGATTCACCAGATCCACCGCGCCTTCCACGACCTTTACGACGCCCCCTTCGACCAGCCGCAACTCGGCGCCTCGACCATCCCCGCGCACCGCCCGCTCGCAGAGGCCATCGCGGCAGGTGACGAGGACCGCGCCGTCGCCATCATCTCCGGCATCCTGTCCGACGTGGACGAAGCCGCCATCCAGATCGCCCGAGGACTTCATGCCGGATAAGACGACCGACGACCTTGCCACCCGGCTGACCGCCATCGCGGAAGGCGCGGGCGGCTCGATCACGCCCCCCATCGTCCAGACCTCGCTCTTTGCCTTCGACAGCTTCGACGACTTCAAGGCGCGGATGGACGGCTCGAGCGATGCGCCGATGTACACCCGCGTGCAGAACCCCACGGTCGCCGCCTTCGAGGCGATGATGGCCGATGCCGAGGGCGGCGAGGCCGCCGTGGGCTTCGCCTCGGGCATGGGGGCCATCTCGGCCGCACTGATGGCCTTCCTGCGCCCCGGCGACCGTGTCGCCTGCGTCGAACACGTCTATCCCGACAGCTATCGCTTCATGGAACGCATCCTGCGCCCCTTCGGGATCGAGACGACCTATCACCCGCTTCGCGCCTTCGAGGATGACCCCGATCTGCTGAAGGGCGTGAAGATCGCCTATCTGGAAAGCCCGACCTCGGTGGTCTTCCAGGCGATGAACCTGCCCAAGGTCGCCGCCCAGGCCAAACGCCACGGCGCGGTGACGATGATCGACAATTCCTGGGCCACCCCGGTGTTCCAGCGCCCGATCGAGCTTGGCATCGACATCGTGATCCACTCGGCATCGAAGTACATCTCCGGCCATTCCGACACGGTGGCCGGCGTGGTCATCGGCTCGAAAGACCACATCGGCCGCCTGCGCGACCTGTCGCTGCCGCTCTTCGGCGCAAAACTCGCCCCGTTCGAAGCCTGGCTCCTCATCCGCGGCCTGCGCACGCTTGTCCCCCGGATGCGCCAGCACCGCGCCACCGCCGACCTCTTCGCCGACCGCTTCGCCGCCCTGCCCTTCGTGCGCCGCGTGAACTCGCCCACGGCCAACACCGTGCCGGGCCTCACCGGCCGCTCGGGCCTGATGTCGGTGGAATTCGACGAATCGGTGAACATCCCCAAACTCGCCGACGCCCTGCGCTTCTTCCGCCTCGGCGTCAGCTGGGGCGGCTTCGAAAGCCTGATCCTGCCCGCCCAGGTTGGCCTCGCCCAGGCCGGCGAGTTCAACTCGATGCGCAAATTCGGTGTCCCCTCCACGCTCGTCCGGCTCAGCCTCGGGCTGGAAGATGCAGAAGACCTCTGGGCCGACATGTCAGCGGCCCTGGCAACAAGCAGAACCTGACAACCAACGGGAGTAAGAGCGATGAAAAGACTTCTGGCCAGCGCCGGGTTAATGGCGGTGCTTCTGGGCTCGGCAGCCTCGGCGGAAACGCTGAAGCTGGTCGAGGTGATCACCAGCCCCGAACGCACCGAGGTGCTGAAGGGCATGGTCGATGGCTTCAAGGCCGCCAATCCGGGCGTCGACGTGGAAATCGTCTCGGTCCCCTGGGGCCAGGCCTTCGAAACCGTCGCCACGATGATCGCCGGCGGCGACATCCCCGATGTGATCGAGATGCCGGACACCTGGCAGGCACTGTATGCCGATCAGCTGATGGCCCTGGACGAGCGCGTTGCCGGCTGGGAACACGGCGCCACGCTGACGCAAAAGACCGTGGACATGGGCAAGCTTGCCAACGGCAAGATCACCATGATCCCCTACGGCTTCTACCTGCGCGCCATGTTCTACAACAAGAAGCTCCTGGCCGAGGCTGGCGTGGCCGAACCGCCCAAGACCATGGACGAGTTCATGGCCGCCTCCGAAGCCGTGTCCAAACTTGACGGCAAATACGGCTACTGCCTGCGCGGCGGCCCGGGCGGCACCAACGGCTGGATCATGATGGCGGCCGTGATGAACGGCACCAACGAGTTCTTCACCGAGGACGGCAAGAGCCGCATCAACGAGCCGGGTTCCATCGCCGGCCTGCAGTTCCTGATGGACCTGTACCAGAAGGGCTATGCGCCGAAGGACAGCGTGAACTGGGGCTTCAACGAAATCGTGGCGGGCTTCTACTCCGGCACCTGCGCCTTCCTCGACCAGGACCCCGACGCGCTCATCGCCATCGCCGAACGGATGCCGGCCGAAGACTTCGCCGTGATCCCCATGCCGGTCGGCCCCGCCGGCAAGGCCTTCCCGACCATCGGCTTCGCGGGCTGGTCGGTGTTCAACTCGACCGAGCATGCCGACGATGCCTGGAACCTGGTGGCTTACCTGTCCTCGCCCGACTCCAACGCCACCTGGGCCAAGCGCGTCGGCGTGATCCCGATCCACCAGGGCGCCGACCAGGACCCCTTCTTCAAGACCGACCAGTTCAAGGGCTGGTTCGAGGAACTCAACAGCCCGAACTACATCCCCACCATCATGCCGACCTATCTGGAACAGTGGGGCTACTTCACCTCGACCATCCTGAAGGATTCTGCACAGGAAGCCCTGCTCGGCCAGAAGACCGCGCAGGAACTGGGGGATGAATGGGCCGCCTTCCTGACGGAAGAATACGGCAAGTGGAAAGCCAAGCAGTGACGCAAGGCACCAACGCGCCCGGGGCAACCCGGGCGCACCAGCGTTTCGTCTGGTCCCACCTGATCGAGCCGTATCTCTACCTCACCCCGGCGCTTGTGCTGATCTCGCTGGTCATGCTCATCCCGCTGGTGGTGGGCGTCAGCTATTCGTTCCAGTCGATGATGCTCCTGAAGCCGGGGCAGGCGGAATGGGTGGGGCTGGAAAACTACGTCGCCCTCTGGTCCGACAAGAAGTTCTGGATCTCGCTGGAAAACACGCTGGTCTGGACCTTCGGCTCGCTGTTCTTCCAGTTCACGCTCGGGCTCGGCCTGGCGCTCCTCCTGAACACCCGCTTCCCGCTGAAGCGGCTGTTCCAGGCGATCGTCTTCCTGCCCTGGGCGGTGCCCACTTTCCTCACCGCGCTCACCTGGGCCTGGCTCTTCAACCCGGTGATCGGCCCCCTGCCGCACTGGCTGGCCGCCATCGGCCTCCTGTCCGAGCCCTTCAACATTCTCGGCGATCCCACGCTCGCCATCTGGGGCCCCATCGCCGCGAACATCTGGTTCGGCGTGCCCTTCTTCGCCATCACGCTGCTGGCCGCGCTGCAATCCATCCCGTCCGAACTCTATGAAGCGGCCGAGATTGACGGCGCCACAGCCTGGCAAAGCTTCACCAAGATCACCCTGCCCTTCCTCGCGCCGATGATCGCCATCACC from Neotabrizicola shimadae includes:
- a CDS encoding FadR/GntR family transcriptional regulator; this encodes MTDRPAEPAKETKRPRDVAQLLAALVEEEGLGIGDRLPPEVELARRLGIGRSTVREALRQWESLGIITRNKGGGTRIVAEVSTRSLHLPLTVQIEADSLSRMLAVRRPLEIEAVRIATRVADEAARRKIMLRMLELMEVYEAGEDWRPADRLFHAAIHDATGNPLFAKVIHQIHRAFHDLYDAPFDQPQLGASTIPAHRPLAEAIAAGDEDRAVAIISGILSDVDEAAIQIARGLHAG
- a CDS encoding aminotransferase class I/II-fold pyridoxal phosphate-dependent enzyme — protein: MPDKTTDDLATRLTAIAEGAGGSITPPIVQTSLFAFDSFDDFKARMDGSSDAPMYTRVQNPTVAAFEAMMADAEGGEAAVGFASGMGAISAALMAFLRPGDRVACVEHVYPDSYRFMERILRPFGIETTYHPLRAFEDDPDLLKGVKIAYLESPTSVVFQAMNLPKVAAQAKRHGAVTMIDNSWATPVFQRPIELGIDIVIHSASKYISGHSDTVAGVVIGSKDHIGRLRDLSLPLFGAKLAPFEAWLLIRGLRTLVPRMRQHRATADLFADRFAALPFVRRVNSPTANTVPGLTGRSGLMSVEFDESVNIPKLADALRFFRLGVSWGGFESLILPAQVGLAQAGEFNSMRKFGVPSTLVRLSLGLEDAEDLWADMSAALATSRT
- a CDS encoding ABC transporter substrate-binding protein produces the protein MKRLLASAGLMAVLLGSAASAETLKLVEVITSPERTEVLKGMVDGFKAANPGVDVEIVSVPWGQAFETVATMIAGGDIPDVIEMPDTWQALYADQLMALDERVAGWEHGATLTQKTVDMGKLANGKITMIPYGFYLRAMFYNKKLLAEAGVAEPPKTMDEFMAASEAVSKLDGKYGYCLRGGPGGTNGWIMMAAVMNGTNEFFTEDGKSRINEPGSIAGLQFLMDLYQKGYAPKDSVNWGFNEIVAGFYSGTCAFLDQDPDALIAIAERMPAEDFAVIPMPVGPAGKAFPTIGFAGWSVFNSTEHADDAWNLVAYLSSPDSNATWAKRVGVIPIHQGADQDPFFKTDQFKGWFEELNSPNYIPTIMPTYLEQWGYFTSTILKDSAQEALLGQKTAQELGDEWAAFLTEEYGKWKAKQ
- a CDS encoding carbohydrate ABC transporter permease translates to MESQAVTQGTNAPGATRAHQRFVWSHLIEPYLYLTPALVLISLVMLIPLVVGVSYSFQSMMLLKPGQAEWVGLENYVALWSDKKFWISLENTLVWTFGSLFFQFTLGLGLALLLNTRFPLKRLFQAIVFLPWAVPTFLTALTWAWLFNPVIGPLPHWLAAIGLLSEPFNILGDPTLAIWGPIAANIWFGVPFFAITLLAALQSIPSELYEAAEIDGATAWQSFTKITLPFLAPMIAITVMLRTIWIANFADLIFIMTGGGPANSTQILSTYIFTTAFKKLDFGYASTLAVALLFLLFVYAVMLLALRRRFVRL